The Brassica oleracea var. oleracea cultivar TO1000 unplaced genomic scaffold, BOL UnpScaffold01224, whole genome shotgun sequence genomic sequence TTCCCATGTACATTGCTGGACAGATTCTCCTGCCACCTCCAAACGGCAACAACTCAAAGTTCTGTCCTTTTGTGTCAATGTTACTACCAATGAACCTTTCCGGTAGAAACATCTCAGGGTCTTTCCAGGTTCCAGGATCACGCCCAATAGCCCAAACTTTTACGTGAAGTAATGTCTTGGGTTGGATCATGTAGCCATTGACCTCAAATTCAGATATTACTTCTTTTGGGACTAGAAGAGGTGCTGGTGGATGTAGTCTCCATGTTTCTTTGATCACCATTTTCAGATACTTAAGCTGATCTATGTCATCCAAGCTGATCACTGATCTCTTCCCCATTTGGTTTCtgatttcagactgaaccttTTTCATCGCTCTAGGGTTTCTAGCAAGTTCAGCCATTGCCCATGTCATTGTAATTGAAGAAGT encodes the following:
- the LOC106321102 gene encoding cytochrome P450 71B26-like, whose product is HEQMFELHKEEKEKGSEDFVDLLLRLEREETVVGHENLTRNHIKAILMNVLLAGIDTSSITMTWAMAELARNPRAMKKVQSEIRNQMGKRSVISLDDIDQLKYLKMVIKETWRLHPPAPLLVPKEVISEFEVNGYMIQPKTLLHVKVWAIGRDPGTWKDPEMFLPERFIGSNIDTKGQNFELLPFGGGRRICPAMYMGTTMVECGLANMLYNFDWELPEDMMVEDLDMEEAPGLTVSKINELLLVPVEYLDH